NNNNNNNNNNNNNNNNNNNNNNNNNNNNNNNNNNNNNNNNNNNNNNNNNNNNNNNNNNNNNNNNNNNNNNNNNNNNNNNNNNNNNNNNNNNNNNNNNNNNNNNNNNNNNNNNNNNNNNNNNNNNNNNNNNNNNNNNNNNNNNNNNNNNNNNNNNNNNNNNNNNNNNNNNNNNNNNNNNNNNNNNNNNNNNNNNNNNNNNNNNNNNNNNNNNNNNNNNNNNNNNNNNNNNNNNNNNNNNNNNNNNNNNNNNNNNNNNNNNNNNNNNNNNNNNNNNNNNNNNNNNNNNNNNNNNNNNNNNNNNNNNNNNNNNNNNNNNNNNNNNNNNNNNNNNNNNNNNNNNNNNNNNNNNNNNNNNNNNNNNNNNNNNNNNNNNNNNNNNNNNNNNNNNNNNNNNNNNNNNNNNNNNNNNNNNNNNNNNNNNNNNNNNNNNNNNNNNNNNNNNNNNNNNNNNNNNNNNNNNNNNNNNNNNNNNNNNNNNNNNNNNNNNNNNNNNNNNNNNNNNNNNNNNNNNNNNNNNNNNNNNNNNNNNNNNNNNNNNNNNNNNNNNNNNNNNNNNNNNNNNNNNNNNNNNNNNNNNNNNNNNNNNNNNNNNNNNNNNNNNNNNNNNNNNNNNNNNNNNNNNNNNNNNNNNNNNNNNNNNNNNNNNNNNNNNNNNNNNNNNNNNNNNNNNNNNNNNNNNNNNNNNNNNNNNNNNNNNNNNNNNNNNNNNNNNNNNNNNNNNNNNNNNNNNNNNNNNNNNNNNNNNNNNNNNNNNNNNNNNNNNNNNNNNNNNNNNNNNNNNNNNNNNNNNNNNNNNNNNNNNNNNNNNNNNNNNNNNNNNNNNNNNNNNNNNNNNNNNNNNNNNNNNNNNNNNNNNNNNNNNNNNNNNNNNNNNNNNNNNNNNNNNNNNNNNNNNNNNNNNNNNNNNNNNNNNNNNNNNNNNNNNNNNNNNNNNNaataataataataataataacaataataataataataataataatgaaaataataataataattatgacaataataatagtaataataataataataataataattaataataataataataatataataataataataataataatgattatgatgatgatgataataataataataataattataataataataataataataacaataatgttaataatgataataacgataataatgataataacaataataaaaatataataataataaataataataaaaaataaaataataattataattataataataatgatgatgatgatgatgatgataataataataataataataataataataacaataataaattaataataatatcttCTTCTCTCCAAATGCTCTCGGCGAACGTTAGCTAAACGTGAGCTGGAAGGTGAAAATGGCGAGGGGAAGAGGTAGAGGACGAGGAAGAGGTTGGAAAACACCAATAATGAACGTTGGTGGCTCAGTAGGAGCTCGTGTGGAAGCAATAGAGTTAAGGGAGCAGGAACAGGTTCAAAAAGGGGAAGCAAGTTTTGAAGGTGAGGTAGCTAGAAGTACTAAAGTAGCCAGGAGATTGAGTTTAAATTCACTATCAGCTAATGAGGAAGTGCTTGAGAACTCAGATCTGGAAAGTTTAGATGATGAAAACAAGGTTGTTGGCAATGGAACAGTAACAAGGAATTCAGAGGAGCAACTAAATGGAGAAGATGGAGATAGAAATGCTGGTAATGGAAAGGAACAAAAGAAGGAGGCAAATGAACCATGGGTTAATATGTTTAAGAATAATCGTGTAGCAAGCAATGGAATGCAGTTATCCTATTTTCCTCCACAGGTACTGAATGGGCAAACGATGGTGCAGCTGGAAGGGAAAGAGGTGCAAGAAGAAGAACAGAGATGGAAATGTGCTCTCATTGCATATGTGATTGGAGAATGCCCTGGGTACAATACTATGAAGAGATACATATTGATGAACTGGTCAAAAGTGGATAAACCTGAAGTGTTTCTTCATGAGGATGGATACTATATAATCAAGTTTCAGAAGATTAGTGATATGAATGAGATTCTGTTCTCTGGGCCATATACTATCAATAATCGACTAATCATTCTGAAACAATGGTGTCCTGAATTTGATTTTGGAAGTGAGTTTTTAACAGAAATCCCCTTGTgggtgaattttccaaaattGCATTTAAATTGTTGGGGTGTGGGATCTTTGAGTAGAATTGCTAGTGCTATTGGAGTTCCTCTTTTTGCTGATGAGTGCACCATAAAGCAAACAAGAATCTCATATGCAAGAATGCTTGTTGAAGTCAATGTTACAAAAACTATACCTCAGCAGATAGCAGTAATGGATCCAAATGGGAAAACATTTATGCAGGAAGTAGTGTTAGAATGGAGGCCTCAATATTGTGATAGGTGCCAGAAGATTGGTCATCTATGTCAAGTGGAACCAGAACCAAAAGAAGAGATGCCAAAAAGATTAAGGCCATGGAAAAAAGTAACTCAAATATGGCAGTATAAAGGACCAATATCACAAAAGACTGAGCAGGAGAAGGTACATGAACAAAGAAAAGAGAACAATCTTAGTCCACAGAAGAATAAGCAGGAGGAAGAACAGGAGATAAACAAGAAGGTAGATCAGCAAACACCAAGGAGTATTGGGGACCATTCTAATAATGCAGATAAGCAGATGGAATTTAGTTTGGCTAACTTTCCTATACTGAAAGCTATACCAATAAGGAATGGGTTTGAAAGCCTCATGCATAACAAAATGGCTTCACTATCTATTGATAGAGGTGGAGCATCTAAAACTTGTTAATGAAGTGGTTTTTCTGGAATGTGAGGGGTATGAATAAGAGGTACAAGCAGAAGGAGATTAAGTTgcttttacaaaataataaagtcACTTTGGCAGGGTTAATTGAAACAAGAGTTAAggaaaaaaatgtgaaaaccATTCTTAAAGGGATAGCACCAGGGTGGAGGGTGTTACATAATTATACTGATAGTCCTAATGGAAGGATTTTGATAGTGTGGGATGATAACTGGTATGAGATAAAGATGATTAATAGCTCAGCTCAACTCATGTACTGTCAGTTACTGAAAGAAGTAAAATTTATCAGTTTATATTGACTGTGGTGTATGGTTTTAATACAATTGAACAGAGGAAAAGCTTTTGGCAAGAAATGAATACAATGTCAAAAGGTATCTCTCAACCATGGCTCATAGTAGGAGATTTTAATGCTATTCTTTCTGCTAAAGACAGGTTAGACGGAGTTCCTGTTACTAATAATGAGATTAAAGACTTTGCTGAATGTGTGAGGGATATGGGGGTCAATGAATTGCAATGGAAAGGTAATTACTATACTTGGACTAACAAGCAGTGTGGGAGGGACAGAATATCAAGTAGAATTGATAGAGCATTTGGGTATGATGAATGGATGGACAAATGGGGGCATGTTATTGTAGAATATGGGAATCCAAGCA
The window above is part of the Solanum pennellii chromosome 5, SPENNV200 genome. Proteins encoded here:
- the LOC107019624 gene encoding uncharacterized protein LOC107019624, whose product is MARGRGRGRGRGWKTPIMNVGGSVGARVEAIELREQEQVQKGEASFEGEVARSTKVARRLSLNSLSANEEVLENSDLESLDDENKVVGNGTVTRNSEEQLNGEDGDRNAGNGKEQKKEANEPWVNMFKNNRVASNGMQLSYFPPQVLNGQTMVQLEGKEVQEEEQRWKCALIAYVIGECPGYNTMKRYILMNWSKVDKPEVFLHEDGYYIIKFQKISDMNEILFSGPYTINNRLIILKQWCPEFDFGSEFLTEIPLWVNFPKLHLNCWGVGSLSRIASAIGVPLFADECTIKQTRISYARMLVEVNVTKTIPQQIAVMDPNGKTFMQEVVLEWRPQYCDRCQKIGHLCQVEPEPKEEMPKRLRPWKKVTQIWQYKGPISQKTEQEKVHEQRKENNLSPQKNKQEEEQEINKKVDQQTPRSIGDHSNNADKQMEFSLANFPILKAIPIRNGFESLMHNKMASLSIDRGLIETRVKEKNVKTILKGIAPGWRVLHNYTDSPNGRILIVWDDNWYEIKMINSSAQLMYCQLLKERKSFWQEMNTMSKGISQPWLIVGDFNAILSAKDRLDGVPVTNNEIKDFAECVRDMGVNELQWKGNYYTWTNKQCGRDRISSRIDRAFGYDEWMDKWGHVIVEYGNPSISDHCSMMILLQKTQHNGKVSFKFFNVWTEHEAFMDMVEAIWKKEYGNSIMKKVWCKLIDLHHVLKQLNRKEFKYIGKQIEMARLEIAKIQDQLNEQATNDLIVQEKELLIKLEKWSMIEESALRQKARIKWIQLGDANNKFFSSVIKERAQKKQIRNIMSLNGKMLYDPHEI